A single genomic interval of Ischnura elegans chromosome 3, ioIscEleg1.1, whole genome shotgun sequence harbors:
- the LOC124155439 gene encoding NADH dehydrogenase (ubiquinone) complex I, assembly factor 6 isoform X1, whose product MMFSRTIRCVFSRERGKVVIMTNARFKSKTTSFPAEYCMDLVRQTDHEAFLCTLLLPDNVRTIAFAVRAFNSEVARVGDVASNSTIAQMRLTFWKESVDKIYSDCPPEHPIAKEIHRALSKHKLSKPYFSRLVTSRISQNTTRGFPTIEAMEKYAENSVSPVFYLILQAAGVQDVNIDHAASHLGKAIGITNSLRSVPFIVSKSNPDLLPIPVSTLVSHNVSTEAILRGGNDSFKDVTFEIASQAKLHLDKAKSLSKKLPRSKFPIFLPIVPVSGFLKRLQKANFNLFDPTLRLRDNYLPLKLYWAKVWSTC is encoded by the exons ATGATGTTCTCGAGAACTATTCGCTGTGTATTTTCTCGGGAAAGAGGAAAAGTGGTAATTATGACGAATGCTCGTTTCAAGTCTAAAACAACCAGTTTCCCTGCCGAATATTGTATGGATCTTGTGCG ACAGACAGATCACGAGGCCTTCCTGTGCACCCTTCTACTGCCTGATAATGTTCGCACCATAGCTTTTGCTGTAAGGGCCTTTAATTCAGAGGTTGCTCGTGTAGGCGATGTTGCTAGTAATTCCACCATTGCTCAAATGAGACTGACATTTTGGAAGGAATCGGTTgataaaatctatagtgattgcCCTCCGGAGCATCCAATCGCCAAAGAAATACATCGG gcATTATCGAAGCACAAACTCTCTAAACCATATTTTTCCCGTTTGGTTACATCTAGAATAAGTCAGAATACAACGAGAGGATTTCCAACCATTGAAGCCATGgaaaaatatgctgaaaattCTGTTTCTCCTGTTTTCTACCTCATACTGCAAGCAGCTG gggTACAGGATGTAAACATAGATCATGCAGCTTCTCATTTGGGGAAGGCTATAGGTATAACAAATTCTTTAAGATCCGTGCCATTTATAGTTTCAAAATCAAATCCGGATTTGTTACCCATCCCAGTGAGCACTCTGGTCAGCCACAATGTGTCAACTGAAGCCATATTACGTGGTGGAAATGACTCCTTCAAAGATGTGACTTTTGAAATAGCATCACAGGCAAAATTACATCTAGATAAG gccAAGTCACTGTCAAAAAAGTTGCCTCGCAGTAAATTTCCTATATTTCTCCCCATTGTTCCTGTTAGTGGATTCTTGAAGAGATTGCAAAAGGCTaatttcaatctttttgatcCCACCCTGAGGCTTCGGGACAATTACCTGCCGTTGAAGCTATATTGGGCAAAAGTTTGGTCTACATGTTAG
- the LOC124155439 gene encoding NADH dehydrogenase (ubiquinone) complex I, assembly factor 6 isoform X2: MLVSSLKQPVSLPNIVWILCEFFIYRQTDHEAFLCTLLLPDNVRTIAFAVRAFNSEVARVGDVASNSTIAQMRLTFWKESVDKIYSDCPPEHPIAKEIHRALSKHKLSKPYFSRLVTSRISQNTTRGFPTIEAMEKYAENSVSPVFYLILQAAGVQDVNIDHAASHLGKAIGITNSLRSVPFIVSKSNPDLLPIPVSTLVSHNVSTEAILRGGNDSFKDVTFEIASQAKLHLDKAKSLSKKLPRSKFPIFLPIVPVSGFLKRLQKANFNLFDPTLRLRDNYLPLKLYWAKVWSTC, translated from the exons ATGCTCGTTTCAAGTCTAAAACAACCAGTTTCCCTGCCGAATATTGTATGGATCTTGTGCG AGTTCTTTATTTACAGACAGACAGATCACGAGGCCTTCCTGTGCACCCTTCTACTGCCTGATAATGTTCGCACCATAGCTTTTGCTGTAAGGGCCTTTAATTCAGAGGTTGCTCGTGTAGGCGATGTTGCTAGTAATTCCACCATTGCTCAAATGAGACTGACATTTTGGAAGGAATCGGTTgataaaatctatagtgattgcCCTCCGGAGCATCCAATCGCCAAAGAAATACATCGG gcATTATCGAAGCACAAACTCTCTAAACCATATTTTTCCCGTTTGGTTACATCTAGAATAAGTCAGAATACAACGAGAGGATTTCCAACCATTGAAGCCATGgaaaaatatgctgaaaattCTGTTTCTCCTGTTTTCTACCTCATACTGCAAGCAGCTG gggTACAGGATGTAAACATAGATCATGCAGCTTCTCATTTGGGGAAGGCTATAGGTATAACAAATTCTTTAAGATCCGTGCCATTTATAGTTTCAAAATCAAATCCGGATTTGTTACCCATCCCAGTGAGCACTCTGGTCAGCCACAATGTGTCAACTGAAGCCATATTACGTGGTGGAAATGACTCCTTCAAAGATGTGACTTTTGAAATAGCATCACAGGCAAAATTACATCTAGATAAG gccAAGTCACTGTCAAAAAAGTTGCCTCGCAGTAAATTTCCTATATTTCTCCCCATTGTTCCTGTTAGTGGATTCTTGAAGAGATTGCAAAAGGCTaatttcaatctttttgatcCCACCCTGAGGCTTCGGGACAATTACCTGCCGTTGAAGCTATATTGGGCAAAAGTTTGGTCTACATGTTAG